A window of Panicum virgatum strain AP13 chromosome 8K, P.virgatum_v5, whole genome shotgun sequence contains these coding sequences:
- the LOC120643591 gene encoding uncharacterized protein LOC120643591, giving the protein MGISKVTGTAATAFLVISVSLWELGMRIVTLPFLFTGIVAGIVTFASHDAVNLPWILGKNSVGRFPVWSIILFGPFLMLARTYAMVKRFMRKESVHDKIVEGLYLGGWPFLLKHLPPGNPSVIDCTCELPRSSFVPKDEYLCLATWDTRAPTPSQIELAARWACEKRSKGKPVYVHCAFGHGRSACVVCAILVALGVAETWKDAENIIRERRKIKMNALHRKTLEEWSKHRAAQKKGN; this is encoded by the exons ATGGGGATATCCAAGGTGACTGGCACCGCCGCAACAGCTTTTCTTGTCATATCTGTTAGTTTGTGGGAGCTGGGCATGAGAATCGTTACACTTCCTTTCCTATTCACCGGCATTGTTGCTGGCATCGTCACTTTTGCATCCCATGATGCCGTCAACCTACCTTGGATCTTGGGGAAGAACTCGGTGGGAAGATTCCCTGTTTGGTCAATTATACTGTTcggtcctttcttgatgcttgctCGGACATATGCGATGGTTAAGAGATTCATGAGAAAGGAGTCTGTGCATGACAAGATCGTGGAAGGCCTATATCTGGGAGGATGGCCGTTTCTGCTGAAGCATCTGCCCCCTGGAAACCCTTCTGTCATAGATTGCACTTGTGAGCTGCCAAGAAGTTCCTTCGTCCCAAAAGATGAGTATCTTTGTCTTGCAACCTGGGATACAAGAGCTCCAACACCATCCCAAATCGAACTTGCTGCGCGCTGGGCTTGTGAAAAGAGATCCAAGGGGAAACCTGTTTATGTCCATTGTGCATTTG GTCATGGAAGAAGCGCTTGTGTTGTGTGCGCAATTCTAGTAGCGCTTGGTGTCGCTGAAACTTGGAAAGATGCTGAGAATATCATACGTGAAAGAAGAAAGATAAAAATGAATGCTCTTCACCGGAAAACCTTGGAAGAGTGGTCCAAACATCGAGCTGCTCAGAAAAAGGGAAATTAG